The window attaatttatttttcagggggggggggaggtaatTCGCAACAGCagagtgtattgctcaaaagcaaaaaattgaatattaattatataaccaattctaagttctatacagttattctgtgtcagtaacttattatttgtcaaatatcttattacaaatgtaacaatccaaagtcagacctgtatcaagcctTATACTGTATTCATGTCTGCCCAAACTGTTCCGGGTTGGACCTCTGCAGTCGCATCCAGCTGTGCTCGGCGAAGCAATTTACTGTATCATGTTTTGAAATTCACAACATGCTGAAATGATATTATCATGTAttgatgtaaaataattaaatgttgAACGAATTACACGTTtccttttgcaaacagtaaatcaAATATACACGAAAATGGCAAACAAATTTTTATTgcagacattattttattttacatatttaaagAAACGTGATCATCTGACCTCCGgtaaatttttttaacattataagtattttttaattgaaaggtataattttacaattaaaagataatgaaaataCAAACTAAATTTATCTTAGTGTATGCAAGCCAGCTAGGTCACTGTAGGTACACAAATCCACTTTATTTAAGTAATACAGTAATTCTATGCTGATGCATTGAGGGTCAAATTTCAAATAGGACAGTACAGCCATGACCATGATGACGCCTGTGTATCTATAATTGGctgcaaatataaacataataacATTAATGATAAGTCTACAtacatgacaaatattttataatttttttaaaaaccagGACAAGAAGATGTCCACTTGCTTAAGTTAGTAGATTTGTGCTATGTTATAAAACtgataacattaattatttaaCTTTGGATTATTTTAGACAGAAGCATGATTTCCTTATTGACTTTAGTACTTATTTAATGTGTGACCTTTGAAATGACACCAAAGTCAAGTGACTTGAGAttctaaaagtaaatattttgttacaatCATGATAATTAATAACAGGAAATTCTCACTTGCTCTCTTGATCCATAAGGGTATTTATAATCAATTAGTTCAAGTGAATTTTTAACCAGGAAACTAGAAGTttgcaaatttaatttaaatttaggaTAAAGTTGAAAAACGCCTTTTCCTTCAATCATTGTTATGATTGTAAAAAAGTTAATTTTAGATCAGCAGTTGTTTTCAATTCCTTAAAAAGacagatttaaaaaatattaaacatgattCATATATTataaaggtaaaaataaattgagaaaataaattaaaaaagggacgaagaatATTTAAATTACCAAAAATTGCTACTACCGGGATTCCTACAATTTTGCaagaaataatatttatatataccaaCCACAGAGATattttattggggggggggggggggggggggggtgctgtttcatcattttcatcattttaatGGAAGAAAAAAACAGTGAGCCAAATAAATCCAAAGCAAATTATTACACTGTCATAACTATACTTTTATGCTTTATTACCTTTATGTTTTTTGTAGAATTATCCCTCCATGAGACCCTCAGTCAGAGGAGAACACACTGTTGATATTCCAGAAGGACAATATGGAGTTCCTAATGTGATGCTTCATGGGTAAGAGGATTCTATATACCCTTATATAATAACTCtgtataaataaaagaagatgtttgGGTAAACTCAAAGGAGACTATAGCTCATCAAACCCCAAAccttaaaaagaaataaaatatcataattgcaaaatacaagtatatatacatgtatgatcaggttgttgtctctttgacacattccccatttccattctcaattgtatgtgtatatatatatgatctatGTCATTCCTATAAGGCTATAATACATTTACATAAGTTACCACATACTCTGAATGTTCTTTAATGAAAAGCATTTGTGAAAGGTCATTGTTATAATGTATGTTAATGATTTATCATCAATATATATCAGCACTGAGTCTTCGTTCccttaaattttttatttcaattttctattttattagcAACCTTGCATCACTAGGATTCTTTATTCTTCTTTGACATaagaaatgataaataataagTTGGATTTAAGATTTTTAGTTTTATGGATATAATCGTATTTAATAAATAATTCCTTCCTTGCAGTTTACAACCAGGAAGAAAATTAGAGAGAGCAGTTCACCCCTTAGAATATTCAGAAAAACATGTATGTATGCTCACTGTTGAAATTTTCTTATGAAAAGTATTTGACTTTCAAGAATAGCCAAGCTTAATGTTAAAGCTAAGGATGGCAACAACTATAGGACAACAAGCAAGGCAGACAGctaccaacaacaaccactataTTACAAGCTACTGAAGAATGCTTTGTTTAAACATGGaatagtggtgtaacagcacaatataaaaacaaactacaaaaatcaaattgaaaagtCTCCATTCAATAAACAAAACCTAAgcatccaaaaaaaataaatttcagcagcctgtgttaaattttcagactatcaaatgatttaaaaaagtcgaaaagagTAAGCAGAGTTTATACttcaattttcaattaaaaaacctTATTACTAATATGcctatgttttatgtttttacatGAAAAGATGAGAAAAAAGTATCAATATCATTATCTCAAATGAAGCATTATTTTGTAATCAGTCAGCATATTATCATTATTCAGTGAATAAAACATTGTTAACAAGAATATGGGATTTCAGCTTTACTTGCATTGTCTTCCCTAGAAAATTTTGATGCTTGGTGGGTCTATGGTGAATTTGCAATGCGGAGCACATCTTTATTGAAAACAGTTTTATCTAAATAATTACAGAACAACTCCTTGATAAcagtttttgttatgtttttataaatttcagtgGGATGAGAACAAGAGAACAATGGACTTTTCCATGTTACGTAATACACAGGGATTACATGCACCACTCAAACTACAGATGGAGATTCATACAGCCAAACATGTACGTACTATCAACTTGCCAGTAATGTATTCAAGTTCAGGTATCAAATTTTTACTGATGGAATTTATAAGCAAAGAGCAGTAAATTTTGACATAAATAACTTGCTTCTTTAAACAATAGATTGAtgagggggtaggaggggtcctgttCCTgaaaaaaacacgaaatcccgaggtccagaatttgaataaatttaaatcccgaaaTTGGAAAAAAGAATTCCGGGATCACgaaaagggtcaatcccgaaatcctgatCTTAAAAATACCAGAtcctggagtcccgataaaggtcctacccacCCATTGATGTTATTTCTGCTGAACAGATCTATTTTACATATAGAGATCTAATTGTAGGCTCTGCCTAAATTAATATAAGCATTGATataatcaggtaaaaaaaaaaaataggtatcaacataattttttttatcaaaaatcgCACATTTGCTGGAGTTGAATCAATTATTGTGAAAAGTAATCGTCTCAGACTTTTCACATAACTAACTTACTAATCCTCGTGTCTTTTGCTTTCTGATGGTGTCCATTCCAGAGCTGTTTTGGTGATGTTATCCTGGTCTTTTCTTAAGGTGTGTCCTAGCCATCTCTTATTTAGACTTTTCACATACTGGTACATATTTTTGCTTGAAAATTAAGACTATGCAGCAATTCTTACAATACAATAGGAAATATCAGTTTGAAGTTTTGTTGTTTTCATAATAAATTTATGCTAATAGTGTTATTTTGCAATACAATTGTGATAACTAAGGTATCGGGTGGCAGTCATGAGATGGGATAttagaat of the Mytilus galloprovincialis chromosome 8, xbMytGall1.hap1.1, whole genome shotgun sequence genome contains:
- the LOC143084947 gene encoding proteasome maturation protein-like isoform X1, producing the protein MANLNYPSMRPSVRGEHTVDIPEGQYGVPNVMLHGLQPGRKLERAVHPLEYSEKHWDENKRTMDFSMLRNTQGLHAPLKLQMEIHTAKHFGRLPCLASSNTMLDTLTGRDDLINFDDIFNSPYESEMVGDPHLLLEKRQGML
- the LOC143084947 gene encoding proteasome maturation protein-like isoform X2, with product MLNYPSMRPSVRGEHTVDIPEGQYGVPNVMLHGLQPGRKLERAVHPLEYSEKHWDENKRTMDFSMLRNTQGLHAPLKLQMEIHTAKHFGRLPCLASSNTMLDTLTGRDDLINFDDIFNSPYESEMVGDPHLLLEKRQGML